The Caulifigura coniformis genome includes a region encoding these proteins:
- a CDS encoding c-type cytochrome has translation MSSRIAFWLLTLVVVGCRPAFAEEPSAVGPVMKLLRSGRVPEARLPAIVEIVGSRGNEHDLEFVFTKAVSPDWPVPLREKSFGLLLDAARTRKVVPAGDLAPITGVISDGGSANLQLAAIRFAGAARVNPAADALDRLLGEQNLKPEVQAAALDAVVAIRGRDALPVIQKVLASDAPMTVRGPALAALAETDVESAANAATALFGQMKPTDDAGVIVDAFLARKNGSKVLAEAVARTPPAADIAKLALRHIYAVGRSDDELVSTLGKAAGINDDPAPVTPELIAGVVAEVEKSGNAARGEQVFRRADLSCMKCHAVSAGGGQVGPDLSAVGTISPLDFLATSVLNPDQAIKEAYISRVVATVDGRVLQGIVVDRNAERLVLKDATGAVHTIAIDDIDDEVEGKSLMPKGLVKFMTRQELVDLVKFLSQLGRPGEYAIRSTPRFQRYRVLARLPESIGENVPNDEQFEAEIARSTDWAPFYGRVDGGVPLDEAQKAAGGPVIYLAGDFDVRATGELQLKLTTGGPVNVWLDDDSLDDVTAPFSVEPGRHRITIRIDLRKWPSLVMPMMELARPEGSRVEFQVVDGA, from the coding sequence ATGAGTTCTCGAATTGCGTTCTGGTTGCTGACGTTGGTGGTCGTGGGTTGCAGGCCTGCGTTTGCGGAGGAGCCCAGCGCCGTTGGTCCAGTGATGAAACTGCTCCGCAGCGGTCGCGTCCCCGAAGCTAGGCTTCCAGCGATCGTCGAAATCGTCGGCAGTCGGGGCAATGAACACGATCTCGAGTTCGTGTTCACCAAGGCCGTGAGTCCGGACTGGCCTGTCCCGCTTCGCGAGAAATCGTTCGGACTGCTGCTCGATGCAGCTCGCACGCGAAAAGTCGTGCCAGCCGGGGACCTTGCCCCGATCACCGGCGTCATCAGCGATGGGGGATCGGCCAACCTGCAGCTGGCTGCGATCCGGTTTGCGGGAGCGGCGCGCGTCAATCCGGCCGCGGACGCACTGGATCGATTGCTCGGGGAGCAGAACCTGAAACCGGAAGTGCAGGCCGCCGCGCTCGATGCGGTGGTCGCCATTCGCGGACGCGACGCGCTTCCCGTGATCCAGAAGGTTCTGGCCAGCGATGCGCCGATGACTGTCCGCGGGCCGGCACTGGCTGCACTGGCGGAGACCGATGTGGAGTCGGCGGCCAATGCGGCCACAGCGCTGTTCGGCCAGATGAAGCCGACCGACGACGCCGGCGTGATCGTCGATGCCTTCCTGGCTCGTAAGAACGGCTCGAAGGTGCTTGCCGAGGCCGTCGCCCGGACGCCGCCGGCAGCCGACATCGCCAAGCTCGCCCTGCGTCACATCTACGCGGTTGGCCGGAGCGACGACGAACTCGTTTCCACGCTCGGCAAGGCGGCCGGCATCAACGACGACCCGGCCCCGGTGACGCCGGAACTCATTGCCGGTGTGGTGGCTGAAGTCGAAAAGTCGGGCAATGCGGCCCGCGGGGAGCAGGTCTTTCGTCGTGCGGATCTGAGCTGCATGAAATGCCACGCGGTCAGCGCCGGCGGCGGACAGGTGGGCCCCGACCTCAGTGCGGTGGGCACGATTTCCCCACTCGATTTCCTCGCGACTTCGGTGCTGAATCCTGACCAGGCGATCAAGGAGGCCTACATCAGCCGCGTGGTTGCGACTGTCGATGGTCGCGTGCTGCAGGGAATCGTCGTCGATCGGAATGCGGAGAGGCTGGTGTTGAAGGACGCGACCGGCGCCGTCCACACAATTGCGATCGACGACATCGATGACGAAGTCGAAGGCAAATCGCTGATGCCCAAGGGACTCGTCAAATTCATGACGCGGCAGGAACTGGTCGACCTGGTCAAGTTCCTGTCGCAGCTCGGCCGCCCCGGTGAATACGCCATCCGTTCGACTCCACGGTTCCAGCGGTATCGCGTGCTGGCCCGGCTGCCCGAGTCGATCGGGGAGAATGTGCCCAACGACGAGCAGTTTGAGGCGGAAATCGCACGCTCGACCGACTGGGCTCCGTTCTATGGTCGCGTCGATGGCGGTGTGCCGCTGGATGAAGCGCAGAAAGCGGCTGGAGGACCCGTGATCTACCTGGCCGGCGACTTCGATGTCCGCGCCACTGGCGAGTTGCAGCTGAAATTGACGACTGGAGGGCCAGTCAACGTGTGGCTCGACGACGATTCGCTCGATGATGTCACCGCTCCGTTCTCCGTCGAGCCGGGCCGGCATCGAATCACGATCCGGATCGACCTGCGGAAATGGCCTTCGCTGGTGATGCCGATGATGGAACTGGCCCGTCCCGAAGGTTCCAGGGTGGAGTTCCAGGTCGTCGATGGTGCGTGA
- a CDS encoding PP2C family protein-serine/threonine phosphatase produces MATPIALAWGSVSVTGNYRENNEDRCFVEPQGRFFLVADGMGGQSAGEKASELAIDLVKERLAKFDFEKADAARATAAIDAAVGHANTEIMALGELEARYRSMGTTIAYVVHGKPGLIVGNVGDSRVYRLRNGQLDRLTKDHSLTQALVDAGTISPEEALTHRYKNVLYKYLGAKEGSQGTEARVIPPHSGDRYLICSDGVTDGLSDSSLVPLLAADGNPQQMAERIVEAALGGGSRDNVTCVVIHVR; encoded by the coding sequence ATGGCAACACCGATCGCCCTGGCATGGGGCAGCGTCAGCGTCACGGGGAATTACCGTGAAAACAATGAGGACCGCTGCTTTGTCGAACCGCAGGGGCGATTCTTCCTGGTGGCCGACGGGATGGGCGGGCAGAGCGCCGGAGAGAAGGCGAGCGAGCTGGCAATCGACCTGGTGAAAGAACGTCTGGCGAAGTTCGACTTCGAGAAGGCCGATGCCGCCCGCGCGACGGCCGCCATTGATGCCGCAGTCGGCCACGCCAACACCGAAATCATGGCGCTGGGCGAACTGGAAGCCCGCTATCGCAGCATGGGGACGACGATTGCGTATGTCGTCCACGGCAAGCCCGGACTGATTGTCGGAAACGTGGGGGACAGCCGGGTCTACCGGCTGCGAAACGGCCAGCTCGACCGGCTGACGAAGGATCATTCGCTGACCCAGGCGCTCGTCGATGCGGGAACGATCTCGCCCGAAGAGGCCCTGACACATCGCTACAAGAACGTTCTCTACAAGTATCTGGGGGCCAAGGAAGGGAGCCAGGGAACAGAGGCCCGGGTCATTCCCCCGCACTCTGGAGACCGCTACCTCATCTGTTCCGACGGCGTGACCGACGGCCTCAGCGACTCGTCGCTGGTTCCTCTTCTCGCTGCGGACGGAAATCCGCAGCAGATGGCGGAGCGGATTGTTGAAGCGGCCCTTGGCGGCGGCTCGCGGGACAATGTGACCTGCGTCGTGATCCACGTCCGCTGA
- a CDS encoding class I SAM-dependent methyltransferase has translation MTPTSHSSKSSVEEIRRRFDQDVERFSNLDTGQSATVDARIAMDLVAQTAARTTPAARHVLDIGCGAGNYSLRLLQELPGLDVTLLDLSRPMLDRAVERVSAATPGRVTPVMGDIREVELGTQQFDIVLAAAVLHHLRTDAEWDFVFTKVHEALRPGGSFWIFDLVDSASPAVQAVMRDRYSDYLIAFKGAEYRDHVFAYIEAEDSPRSVVDQLDRLRRCGFVALDVLHKNSCFAAFGGMKPAS, from the coding sequence ATGACCCCCACCAGCCACTCCTCCAAATCCTCAGTCGAGGAAATCCGGCGACGCTTCGATCAGGACGTCGAGCGTTTTTCCAATCTCGACACGGGGCAGTCGGCGACCGTGGACGCGCGGATCGCCATGGATCTTGTCGCCCAGACCGCGGCCCGAACCACTCCCGCCGCCCGGCACGTGCTCGATATCGGCTGCGGCGCCGGCAATTATTCGTTGCGGCTGCTCCAGGAACTGCCGGGACTGGACGTCACGTTGCTCGATCTCAGCCGGCCGATGCTCGATAGGGCGGTTGAGAGGGTGAGCGCGGCGACGCCGGGACGCGTCACTCCGGTCATGGGGGACATTCGCGAGGTTGAGCTTGGAACGCAGCAGTTCGATATCGTGCTCGCGGCGGCTGTGCTGCATCATCTGCGGACCGATGCCGAGTGGGACTTCGTTTTCACAAAAGTTCATGAGGCGCTGAGGCCGGGAGGTTCGTTCTGGATCTTTGACCTGGTCGACTCGGCGAGCCCGGCGGTCCAGGCCGTCATGCGCGATCGCTATTCGGATTACCTCATCGCCTTCAAGGGAGCCGAGTATCGCGATCACGTCTTCGCGTATATCGAGGCGGAGGACAGTCCCAGATCGGTGGTCGATCAGCTCGACCGCCTGCGGAGGTGCGGCTTTGTGGCGCTCGATGTGCTGCACAAGAACAGCTGTTTCGCGGCCTTCGGAGGGATGAAGCCCGCGTCTTGA
- a CDS encoding MotA/TolQ/ExbB proton channel family protein codes for MNVILHFTEPAIYGVQILAGLYGTFLVILLIRTIRQKKFATSEQADQFLDEVREKLYQKDFDGIAEICDSPEYWGKTTAQLVLVAVANRDRGPAKVRQLVADKFERGVLTDLRHKHAWVATVCRAAPLLGLLGTVTSMVLAFARLGSGGKEGIDPGKLAGDLSLALQATMLGLWIAVPMTLFGAMIGVRIGRLQDSVQDQMGEFLHDLEVVMRSPDQHRAA; via the coding sequence ATGAATGTCATCCTGCATTTCACAGAACCTGCGATTTACGGCGTTCAGATCCTCGCCGGACTCTACGGAACCTTCCTGGTCATCCTGCTGATCCGCACGATCCGGCAGAAGAAATTCGCTACCAGCGAACAGGCCGACCAGTTTCTCGATGAAGTCCGTGAGAAGCTCTACCAGAAAGACTTCGACGGAATCGCCGAGATCTGCGACTCGCCGGAATACTGGGGGAAGACGACGGCCCAGCTGGTGCTCGTCGCGGTGGCGAATCGCGACCGCGGCCCGGCGAAGGTCCGTCAGCTGGTCGCCGACAAGTTCGAGCGCGGCGTGCTGACCGACCTGCGTCACAAGCACGCCTGGGTGGCGACGGTCTGCCGGGCCGCACCGCTGCTGGGGCTGCTGGGAACCGTGACGTCGATGGTGCTCGCCTTCGCCCGGCTGGGATCGGGCGGCAAGGAAGGCATCGACCCGGGCAAGCTCGCCGGCGACCTTTCGCTCGCCCTCCAGGCCACCATGCTCGGGCTGTGGATCGCCGTTCCAATGACCCTCTTCGGGGCCATGATTGGGGTGCGCATCGGCCGCCTGCAGGACTCCGTCCAGGACCAGATGGGCGAGTTCCTTCACGACCTGGAAGTCGTGATGCGGAGCCCTGATCAGCATCGGGCGGCCTGA
- a CDS encoding ExbD/TolR family protein yields MSGGGGPTLDNQPDDELDLTPMIDMSFMLLAFFVVSSSMEAGSPLKLPNADSGDRMDIKRTSVVTVFNSPQAPEIFLSDGTRTNGPVTLAEVTSFARESADQGKSTIVIKADRETPSGFVEEVARAAGEVEGIKEFFVGVRDNI; encoded by the coding sequence ATGTCAGGCGGAGGCGGCCCGACTCTCGACAATCAACCCGACGATGAGCTCGATCTCACGCCGATGATTGATATGTCGTTCATGCTGCTGGCGTTCTTCGTCGTCTCCTCCAGCATGGAGGCAGGATCGCCGCTGAAACTGCCGAACGCTGATTCCGGCGATCGCATGGACATCAAACGCACCTCCGTCGTCACGGTCTTCAACTCGCCGCAGGCGCCTGAGATCTTCCTGTCCGACGGCACGCGCACGAATGGGCCGGTCACCCTTGCGGAAGTGACGTCGTTCGCCCGCGAATCGGCCGACCAGGGAAAGTCGACCATCGTGATCAAGGCCGATCGCGAAACACCCTCCGGTTTCGTGGAAGAAGTCGCGCGAGCCGCAGGTGAGGTCGAAGGGATCAAGGAGTTCTTCGTCGGGGTGAGGGACAATATCTGA
- a CDS encoding ExbD/TolR family protein — translation MPIQFRCTTCNQLLSISRKKAGVEILCPKCTTLTRVPQLDSTGDVAPPAQAEVTRPETSAPPKAAPLKEVAKSAPVVAPEEQKAPRREAIETPPVPAPPVLPPPVVEAIPRAPEPAPEESAWENAGQEDEFEEFRPPEVEDDAAAFLHAAHGGLSSPVPPLAYNPWVDIDHDEDEFHPTQRQHPPKDELDMTSLVDVTFLLLVFFMITASFTVQKFLQIASPESDDNAAAATAVVSNDDIVGESVVVAVDAEDRIVVDDKPVGGLAELKDLFIQKRRDEGKSDVLIEAVYQATHGTVVAVTDMAMQAEMRHVRRASRRDADN, via the coding sequence TTGCCGATTCAGTTTCGCTGCACCACGTGCAATCAGCTGCTGAGCATCAGCCGCAAGAAAGCGGGGGTGGAGATTCTCTGCCCCAAGTGCACGACTCTGACGCGCGTTCCACAACTGGATAGCACGGGCGACGTGGCCCCTCCTGCCCAGGCGGAAGTCACTCGTCCGGAGACATCTGCTCCTCCGAAGGCGGCCCCTCTGAAAGAGGTCGCGAAGTCCGCTCCGGTTGTTGCACCTGAAGAACAGAAGGCCCCTCGGCGGGAAGCCATCGAGACGCCGCCTGTTCCTGCACCGCCAGTTCTTCCGCCACCGGTGGTCGAGGCGATTCCGCGTGCTCCAGAGCCCGCACCTGAGGAGTCGGCCTGGGAGAATGCGGGCCAGGAGGACGAGTTCGAAGAGTTCCGGCCGCCGGAAGTGGAAGATGACGCCGCCGCGTTTCTCCACGCCGCCCATGGAGGCCTGAGCAGTCCGGTTCCTCCGCTCGCCTACAATCCGTGGGTCGACATCGATCACGACGAAGACGAATTTCATCCGACGCAGCGGCAGCATCCCCCCAAGGACGAGCTGGACATGACGTCGCTGGTTGACGTCACCTTCCTGCTGCTCGTCTTCTTCATGATCACGGCGTCATTCACCGTTCAGAAGTTTCTGCAGATCGCGTCGCCCGAATCGGACGACAACGCCGCCGCCGCCACGGCCGTCGTCTCGAACGACGATATCGTCGGGGAATCCGTGGTGGTCGCCGTCGACGCGGAAGACCGGATTGTTGTGGATGACAAGCCGGTGGGAGGCCTGGCGGAACTCAAGGATCTCTTCATCCAGAAACGTCGCGATGAAGGGAAGAGCGACGTCCTGATCGAAGCCGTTTACCAGGCCACGCATGGCACCGTTGTCGCGGTGACCGACATGGCGATGCAGGCGGAAATGCGGCACGTCCGCCGGGCGTCGCGTCGCGACGCAGACAACTGA
- a CDS encoding outer membrane protein assembly factor BamB family protein, with the protein MPFLEIVHLNGEVERRPLEKQQPVTVGSHSSNDIRINEEGVETLHCRISWNKRAFEAVAAGIEGFEVNGSVVQKAVLKQGDVLRFGSVDLKFVESEAEGAAMPLVAALASPDSGTMSLKPLSDEVDVPDWLKGDSDKSPPAPKAESKTRSAEDSSKAASRPKVAKIIPETPKATSGASEKAKADKPRGEKPAAKSKAPRPPVDDDDDFGEFDLDAGLEALAQESRASHPVMPTFDEPSADTADYDRPVRSKSRPATAPASTPKSETPAELASPAAEGPPPAPAAPPKVDRVRDALRHQRRARPGEEDVLRSPLVIGLGSAAVVSLILAAIFYFVGFRRSVQEEFDFAKAQFNENKFTQAIEAFNLFLAKHGEGSLAEEANRIRGLAMVDEQITGAAPRFSEGMKNLKDFIAEHRDAEGYSDNAQRDVAKRAGDIALGASKAAGRVFDSALLDVARDAKSSLVTASSKETPPTELLKEIDRNLQVSAAAILKHNTNNEQYKQIEAAIAANKPLEALRLRRELLARYPDLETDKKIASITASTLEKERSLIREEALDRPALTDRLVEPQSLTLVYQARTRTDQVSVSRAIPVVSHGTLFGIDTVTGGPVWKHSVGVDTPFFPVRDSASNSLIAFNSPRQEVMRIDQNSGAILWRQPIEERASGRPLISEGQVFIPTVAGRLCRLELESGTLVSRLSFSQPISNPVAVETKDKGVRIIVSGDREVFYTLSARPFACTSVSYLGQPSQSIVAPLLALGPYVLACQNLSNDASRLRLITTEPTDQPLKEVASHEVAGQVLDAPVVRGRDLFVPSTNERVAAFQISDEMSQAPLVPGPKYEVKGAQPVVTQLSAAPDAQLFMASTAVRKLELKVDSLQPTQEAILLGKATQPLQFQDRLLFVARQRPFAESVVLTPIDRTSLTGEWQAITGARIIAASVAGGDNPSVVCVTESGQLFRVTPRSLEGGGFLSVAERLPLNEELVDPLLATTLGEGQLAIAGGLPEPKLWIVNRLGQIERTATLASPLQAAPVAMGKAILAPVNGRLQLLQAQGGQAAAQEYRLPGDLSGPTKWVQVFAADADSAAGVLENGIVLGVRLQKSPQAHLIESARYSLEAPLVSKPHFGGGMLAVAGANGRVAVLAAENLEPRGEAAFAGPIASGPWLAGEFVFVEPGDGTLQARSIARDLPAAWSLPLQNDRVAGAPIVRGADLLIPLQSGRLVRCDLASGEVRGATDLHAVLAGSPLVIGNGIYLTTLDGSLIRVPEEIQ; encoded by the coding sequence ATGCCTTTCCTGGAAATCGTCCACCTGAACGGCGAAGTCGAGCGCCGGCCGCTGGAGAAACAGCAGCCGGTGACGGTCGGCAGCCATTCATCGAACGACATTCGCATCAACGAAGAGGGCGTCGAAACCCTGCACTGCCGGATCAGCTGGAACAAGCGGGCCTTCGAAGCTGTCGCGGCGGGCATTGAAGGCTTTGAAGTCAATGGAAGCGTCGTTCAGAAGGCCGTGCTGAAGCAGGGTGACGTGCTGCGGTTCGGGTCTGTCGATCTCAAGTTTGTGGAAAGTGAAGCCGAAGGGGCCGCGATGCCCCTGGTTGCGGCTCTGGCCTCTCCTGATAGCGGAACCATGTCGTTGAAGCCTCTGTCCGATGAAGTGGACGTTCCCGACTGGCTGAAAGGCGACAGCGACAAGTCTCCGCCCGCCCCGAAGGCGGAGTCGAAGACCCGGTCTGCCGAGGACTCGTCCAAAGCCGCCTCGCGGCCCAAGGTCGCGAAAATCATCCCGGAAACTCCGAAGGCCACTTCAGGGGCATCCGAAAAGGCGAAAGCCGACAAGCCACGTGGGGAGAAGCCCGCAGCGAAGTCGAAGGCGCCGCGGCCCCCTGTCGACGACGATGATGACTTCGGCGAGTTCGATCTCGATGCGGGGCTGGAAGCGCTCGCCCAGGAAAGTCGTGCGTCCCACCCCGTGATGCCGACGTTCGACGAACCTTCGGCTGACACGGCCGACTACGACCGGCCGGTGAGATCGAAATCGCGGCCAGCCACAGCCCCCGCCTCGACGCCGAAGAGCGAAACTCCTGCGGAGCTTGCCTCGCCAGCTGCCGAGGGACCGCCGCCGGCGCCGGCAGCCCCGCCGAAGGTCGACCGTGTTCGCGACGCCCTCAGGCATCAGCGCCGGGCCCGGCCGGGCGAGGAGGATGTCCTGCGGTCGCCGCTCGTCATCGGGCTGGGCAGCGCCGCCGTCGTGTCGCTCATCCTCGCAGCCATCTTTTATTTCGTCGGATTCCGCAGGTCGGTGCAGGAAGAGTTCGACTTCGCGAAGGCCCAGTTCAATGAGAACAAGTTCACCCAGGCGATCGAAGCCTTCAATCTGTTCCTGGCGAAGCACGGCGAGGGATCTCTCGCGGAGGAAGCCAACCGGATTCGCGGGCTGGCGATGGTCGATGAACAGATCACCGGCGCTGCCCCGCGTTTCAGCGAGGGGATGAAGAACCTCAAAGATTTCATCGCCGAACACCGCGATGCCGAGGGCTACTCTGACAACGCCCAGCGCGACGTCGCCAAGAGGGCGGGGGATATCGCCCTCGGAGCGTCGAAGGCCGCTGGCAGGGTGTTCGACAGCGCCCTGCTCGATGTCGCCCGGGACGCCAAGTCGAGTCTGGTCACCGCCTCCTCCAAGGAGACGCCTCCCACGGAACTGCTCAAGGAGATCGACCGCAACCTGCAGGTCTCGGCGGCGGCGATTCTCAAGCACAATACGAACAACGAGCAGTACAAGCAGATTGAAGCGGCCATCGCCGCCAACAAGCCGCTCGAGGCTCTGAGGCTGCGACGCGAACTGCTGGCCCGCTATCCCGATCTCGAAACCGACAAGAAGATCGCGTCGATCACGGCTTCGACACTCGAGAAGGAACGGTCGCTCATTCGGGAGGAAGCGCTCGATCGCCCCGCTCTGACCGACCGACTGGTCGAGCCGCAGTCGCTGACGCTCGTCTATCAAGCGCGGACCCGCACCGATCAGGTCTCTGTGAGCCGGGCCATTCCTGTCGTTTCCCATGGCACGTTGTTCGGGATCGATACCGTCACCGGCGGGCCGGTCTGGAAGCACTCGGTCGGCGTCGATACGCCGTTCTTCCCCGTGCGGGATTCGGCCTCGAACTCCCTGATCGCCTTCAATTCGCCGCGACAGGAAGTGATGCGGATCGACCAGAACTCCGGCGCCATCCTGTGGCGGCAGCCGATTGAGGAACGGGCATCGGGACGGCCGCTGATCAGTGAAGGGCAAGTCTTCATTCCAACGGTCGCGGGCCGCCTGTGTCGCCTGGAACTGGAGAGTGGCACGCTCGTGTCACGCCTGTCGTTCTCGCAGCCGATCTCGAATCCGGTCGCTGTGGAAACGAAGGACAAGGGCGTCCGGATCATCGTGAGCGGCGACCGCGAAGTCTTCTATACCCTCTCGGCTCGTCCTTTCGCCTGCACCTCGGTGTCATACCTGGGGCAGCCGTCCCAGTCGATCGTCGCCCCGCTGCTCGCCCTCGGGCCTTATGTGCTCGCCTGCCAGAATCTCTCGAACGATGCCTCCAGGCTGCGATTGATCACCACAGAGCCGACCGATCAGCCGCTGAAAGAAGTTGCCTCGCATGAAGTCGCCGGCCAGGTCCTCGACGCTCCCGTCGTTCGCGGACGCGACCTGTTCGTTCCCTCTACGAACGAACGTGTCGCCGCCTTCCAGATTTCGGACGAGATGTCGCAGGCCCCGCTTGTGCCCGGCCCGAAGTATGAAGTGAAGGGGGCGCAGCCGGTCGTCACCCAGCTCTCCGCAGCTCCCGATGCGCAGCTGTTCATGGCCAGCACGGCCGTCCGGAAACTCGAGCTGAAAGTCGATTCGCTCCAGCCCACCCAGGAAGCGATTTTACTCGGAAAGGCGACTCAGCCGCTGCAGTTCCAGGACCGGCTGCTCTTCGTCGCCCGTCAGCGTCCGTTTGCGGAATCGGTGGTCCTGACGCCGATTGACCGCACCAGCCTGACCGGGGAATGGCAGGCGATCACTGGCGCCCGCATCATCGCGGCGAGCGTCGCCGGTGGCGACAACCCTTCAGTCGTCTGCGTCACGGAATCGGGGCAATTGTTCCGCGTGACTCCCAGGTCGCTGGAAGGCGGCGGCTTCCTCTCCGTGGCGGAACGACTGCCGCTCAACGAAGAACTGGTCGACCCGCTGCTCGCGACCACCCTCGGCGAAGGCCAGCTCGCGATCGCCGGCGGTCTTCCGGAACCGAAGCTCTGGATTGTCAATCGCCTCGGACAGATCGAACGGACGGCCACTCTCGCCAGTCCGCTGCAGGCGGCCCCGGTCGCGATGGGCAAGGCGATCCTGGCCCCGGTGAATGGCCGGCTGCAGTTGCTGCAGGCCCAGGGAGGCCAGGCTGCGGCTCAGGAATATCGCCTTCCTGGTGACCTTAGCGGCCCGACAAAATGGGTGCAGGTGTTCGCCGCCGACGCCGATTCCGCCGCCGGCGTCCTGGAAAATGGGATTGTCCTCGGCGTACGGCTGCAGAAGTCGCCTCAGGCACATCTGATCGAATCGGCTCGCTACAGCCTCGAAGCCCCGCTGGTTTCGAAACCACATTTCGGCGGCGGAATGCTGGCCGTTGCTGGGGCAAACGGTCGCGTTGCCGTGCTGGCCGCTGAGAATCTCGAACCTCGCGGGGAAGCGGCCTTCGCCGGGCCGATCGCCTCCGGCCCGTGGCTCGCGGGTGAGTTCGTGTTTGTCGAACCAGGGGATGGAACCCTGCAGGCGCGGTCGATCGCACGGGATCTTCCGGCAGCCTGGTCGCTGCCGCTGCAGAACGACCGTGTCGCCGGAGCTCCAATCGTCCGTGGCGCCGACCTCCTGATTCCGCTGCAAAGCGGCCGCCTGGTCCGTTGCGACCTTGCATCAGGCGAGGTACGCGGCGCGACAGACCTTCATGCGGTGCTGGCGGGAAGCCCGCTCGTCATCGGTAACGGAATCTATCTGACAACCCTCGACGGCAGCCTGATTCGCGTTCCGGAGGAGATCCAGTAA